The genomic interval AGCAAACGAACCCAAGCGCTTGAAAATAGACGACAGCAAGTGCGTGTCGGCAAAATAAGAAAGGCTGGACCAAATTAGCCCAGCCCTCGCAGTACATATCCCGGCAAGCGGCGTCTTGCCAGGTACGGCTGTTATTTGCCGGCGCTGCAGCTACCCACCTGGGCCATTTCCAGCTGAGCAACCTCACGCTTGCCCTGCTCTTCCGGGACTTGCTCTAAGCGGGCGCCACCCACGAATACACCCATCTTGATGTATTGGCGGACGAAGTAATTTTTCCCGGCTTCAAACATCAGCTCCAGCGTATTCGGCGAGAATTCCGATTCGGTGTCAATCTTGTGGGTTTTGCCGCCTTCGACTTCGGTATAGAAGAACACGTCTGGCGCACTTTCGCCGACGCACTTACCATCAATCCAAATGTCTTTCTTGAGCGCCTTGCCGACGAAACTATTGCGATAAACGTAGACTCCGGCTTTGTTGGCTGCAGGTGGATTGAATTGTTTTGCTTTAGCAGACTCTTCTTTAGGTGCCATGTTAACGGAGGCGCAGCCGGTGAGCAAAGCGGCGGACAGGACAATCAGAAAGGAAGCAGTTTTCATTGTTTTAATAGAATATGATCCGGAAAGGGCGTCTCTTGTTCAGAGCGCCACAAATGGGAAAAATCGGGATCGCCAGGCCATTTGTTTATGACCGGATTCGATTATTTCCACAGATCCATTATGAATTAGAATCTTGTTTTCTCGCAAGAAATTAGCTGTAGATTTGCGAACAAACCGCGCGTTACGTTTCATACACGTCGGATCGGGCCTCATGCACGCTTAGGGGTCGACATGCCTTCTGCGCGACCTCGGGTGCCAGGATCGTTAGCAGGACCAGCTAAATGTAAGACAAATCCGCAGGGGATTGACGTAAGGATTCCCCATGTGCTGTCAGTACACATGATGGTATATCTGATAATTGCATTATTACAAGAAGGAAATGTTCTAACGGGAAAGATATGTGGGCGCCGCGCCACGTGGCCCGTTCACCCGGCGGGGGACCGAGGCGCCAGAGCGGCTCGGCGGCTCAGTGGCCGTCGAATGCCAGCGCCGGGATGCGGTCGAAGGCATCGCAGGCGCCGCGGCAGGCGTCGGCGACCTCGTGCGGCGTCTGCACGCCCCTCGCAAGCC from Massilia sp. Se16.2.3 carries:
- a CDS encoding DUF2846 domain-containing protein; the encoded protein is MKTASFLIVLSAALLTGCASVNMAPKEESAKAKQFNPPAANKAGVYVYRNSFVGKALKKDIWIDGKCVGESAPDVFFYTEVEGGKTHKIDTESEFSPNTLELMFEAGKNYFVRQYIKMGVFVGGARLEQVPEEQGKREVAQLEMAQVGSCSAGK